The proteins below are encoded in one region of Arenibacter algicola:
- a CDS encoding dienelactone hydrolase family protein: MLVKDQNNVISIPLKHLTLKANLYMPENAKGLVIFSHGSGSSRLSPRNNYVANILNQKGLATLLLDLLTETEDKSYETRFNIDLLTSRLMAVTKWVQQQNETEGFPLGYFGASTGAASALRAAAFFKDAIKAIVSRGGRPDLALDEIPEIIAPTLLIVGGKDSVVLELNIQAYAIMECEKKIETIPGANHLFEEQGKLEKVAELSAAWFEKWLTTKNP; this comes from the coding sequence ATGTTAGTAAAAGACCAAAATAACGTTATTTCCATCCCCTTAAAACACCTAACATTAAAGGCTAATTTGTACATGCCTGAAAATGCCAAGGGTTTGGTAATCTTTTCACACGGTAGTGGTAGCAGTAGGCTTAGCCCCAGAAATAATTACGTTGCCAACATACTTAATCAAAAGGGATTGGCTACCTTATTGCTCGACTTATTGACCGAAACCGAAGACAAAAGCTACGAAACACGGTTCAACATCGACCTTTTAACCAGTCGTCTTATGGCAGTAACAAAATGGGTACAACAACAAAATGAAACCGAGGGATTTCCCTTGGGCTATTTTGGGGCCAGTACGGGTGCAGCATCGGCCCTAAGAGCGGCCGCCTTTTTTAAGGATGCTATAAAAGCCATCGTTTCCAGGGGCGGGCGACCGGACCTTGCCCTTGATGAAATACCCGAGATTATTGCTCCAACCTTATTAATAGTTGGCGGAAAGGATTCAGTAGTACTGGAACTGAATATTCAAGCCTATGCCATAATGGAATGCGAAAAAAAAATTGAAACCATTCCGGGGGCAAACCATCTTTTTGAGGAACAAGGAAAACTGGAGAAGGTGGCCGAACTTTCCGCAGCATGGTTTGAGAAATGGTTAACAACTAAAAACCCATAA
- a CDS encoding IS110 family RNA-guided transposase, giving the protein MEIKEVIGIDASKLTLDCCLHKSGAQEVFDNTAEAIAHMADWSMKSSGLDKDELLFVFEHTGLYTHQLARYLSEQGYCFHLVPGLEIKRSLGIARGKDDKADAKRIALYGYRLREEIKPYQMPKESLETLKRLMSMRRKLVAQRAGHIVTLREQKRVLDKELGPMLFQVQQEIIGVLDVQIAKIEKEVDRIIEQDPELQDLYRLLMTIKGIGAVTARFLMVYTVGFTAFTTWRKFASYCGIAPFPNRSGTSIRGRAKVSQLANKEGKTLLNLCAGSAIQCNPEMKAYYERRIANGKNKMSTLNIIRNKLLARAFAVVVRGTPYVNTMGYVS; this is encoded by the coding sequence ATGGAAATAAAAGAAGTTATCGGTATCGATGCCAGTAAATTGACACTGGATTGTTGCCTTCACAAAAGTGGGGCGCAAGAAGTTTTTGATAATACGGCTGAAGCTATCGCCCATATGGCGGACTGGTCGATGAAAAGTAGTGGTCTGGACAAGGATGAGCTTTTGTTCGTTTTTGAGCACACGGGCCTTTATACCCATCAGCTTGCCCGTTACTTGAGCGAACAGGGCTATTGCTTCCATTTGGTCCCTGGACTGGAGATCAAGCGTTCGTTGGGGATTGCCAGGGGGAAAGATGATAAAGCGGATGCAAAACGTATCGCCCTGTACGGATATCGCCTCCGGGAAGAGATAAAACCGTATCAAATGCCAAAGGAATCTTTGGAAACCCTAAAACGGTTGATGTCCATGCGCAGAAAACTGGTCGCACAACGCGCGGGGCATATTGTCACTTTAAGGGAACAAAAAAGGGTCTTGGACAAAGAGCTAGGGCCTATGTTGTTCCAAGTTCAGCAAGAAATTATCGGGGTGCTGGATGTGCAGATAGCCAAAATAGAAAAAGAAGTCGATAGGATCATCGAGCAAGATCCCGAACTGCAGGACCTATATCGGCTATTGATGACTATCAAGGGCATAGGGGCTGTCACAGCCCGGTTTTTGATGGTTTACACTGTTGGCTTCACAGCTTTTACCACGTGGAGAAAATTCGCCTCCTATTGCGGCATTGCCCCTTTTCCCAACAGATCGGGGACCAGTATAAGGGGAAGGGCCAAGGTAAGCCAACTGGCCAATAAGGAAGGCAAGACATTGCTGAATCTTTGCGCCGGTTCCGCCATTCAGTGCAATCCCGAGATGAAGGCCTATTATGAGCGCAGAATTGCAAATGGAAAAAATAAAATGAGTACTTTGAATATAATAAGGAACAAATTGTTGGCCAGGGCTTTTGCAGTAGTGGTAAGAGGGACACCGTATGTCAACACCATGGGGTATGTATCCTGA
- a CDS encoding phosphoribosyltransferase, which translates to MFKDRIDAGLRLAKKLNSYKDKENVVILAIPRGGLPLGAIVAKSLNAKLDVALSKKIGHPFNKEFAIGAVNLNNIILDDNVEISIGYIEKEKKRLREKLKKRQNQYFRNRSAIALKDKIVIIIDDGIATGNTIRVTAQLVYDQKPEKIVIAIPVAPKSTVQKLNATSYVDEVVCLETPFNFQAVGQFYLDFDQVSDEEAIKILEEFNA; encoded by the coding sequence ATGTTTAAGGACAGAATCGATGCCGGGCTACGGCTGGCGAAAAAGCTAAACTCATACAAGGATAAAGAGAATGTAGTGATCTTGGCAATACCTAGGGGCGGATTACCCTTGGGAGCCATTGTAGCCAAATCATTGAATGCCAAATTAGATGTGGCCCTTTCAAAAAAAATCGGTCATCCCTTCAACAAGGAATTTGCCATCGGGGCTGTTAATCTCAATAATATTATTCTGGACGATAACGTTGAAATTTCGATCGGTTATATAGAGAAAGAAAAGAAACGTCTTCGCGAAAAGCTAAAAAAAAGACAAAACCAATATTTTAGGAATAGATCCGCCATAGCCTTAAAGGATAAAATAGTTATCATAATAGACGACGGTATCGCCACAGGAAACACTATACGGGTCACCGCACAGCTGGTCTATGACCAAAAGCCGGAAAAAATAGTCATCGCCATACCAGTGGCCCCCAAATCTACAGTACAAAAATTAAATGCTACATCTTATGTAGACGAAGTAGTATGCTTGGAGACACCCTTTAATTTTCAGGCCGTGGGACAGTTTTATTTGGATTTTGATCAGGTATCCGATGAAGAGGCCATTAAAATATTGGAAGAATTTAATGCTTAA